The sequence below is a genomic window from Dyadobacter chenwenxiniae.
AGTAGAGCACCCTCAGATTGCTCCCTAGCGAAGCCCGGGACGGGCTCCCTGTTTCTAGAAATCATGTTCGAAATTTTTGTTGAACTCCGGAGGAGTTTCCTGGTGCCAGCTCAGGAGGCTGCGCTGCAGCCAGGCATTCTTGGTTAATGTTTTCTGGAAATTTTGTAGGAACTCTGCGGGTTTCCTAGCTAGAACATAGGAGGCTACTCTGTAGCCGAACCTGCAACTCTTCGTGCTTTTCTAGAAACAGGTTGCTCCTGCGGAGCTGACATACTGTCGAAAAGCATCAACATCGTTTTTAAATTTGCATTTACGTAGTTATCTACGTATATTTATACTGATAAATCAGATTCATAAAAGTGAACATTTTCAACGAACTCGGTGGCCTGGCCATTTCAACTCGATTACAACAGCTCAGTGACCAATTCCGAAAGGATGGGGCGCTGATTTATAAGGCGAACAACATTGATTTCGAACCGAAATGGTTCCCGGTTATTTATGCGCTGTACGTGAAACAGGCACTGAGCATTCTGGAACTTTCGGAGGAGATTGGTTATGCGCATCCTTCGACGATTACATTGCTTAAGGAATTGGAGAAAGAAGGATTGGTTGAATCATTCAAGGACGGGCGGGATGAACGTAAACGAATGGTTCGCCTTTCGGAAAAGGCGCAAATATTGGTTCAGAAGATGCAGCCCATCTGGGAAGTGATACGCAAAGCGGCAGAAGACATTACAAATACAGCAAATAACCTTTTACTAGCCATGGATGAAACAGAATACCAATTGAAAAAAGAGGGTTTTTTTGATCGCTATCAGCGTCTAAGTCAGGAAGAAACGACTTTGGCAGTTAAAATTGTAGACTACAAGCGCGAGCACGCAGAAGCATTCTATGACCTGAATTACGCCTGGATCTCCGACGCCTACGAAGTCGAGCCGGAGGATGAAAAAGTGCTTGAAGACCCTGAAAAATACTATTTGAAAGATGGAGGCGCCATATTAATAGCGCTCTACCAAGGAGAAACGGTCGGCACCTGCGCCTTGAAACAAGGCGACCCTGGCGTTGTAGAAATGAGTAAAATGACGGTTTCGAAAGAAATGCGCGGCAAGAAAATCGGGGATTTGCTGGGCAATGCGATCATTGAGAAAGCGCGAGAACTCGGAGCGGAAAAAGTTATTTTGTATTCCAACAAAAAAGGCTCAGCAGCAGGGATTAACCTTTACAAAAAGCTGGGCTTCATTGAAGTGCCATTAACCGGTCACAACTTCAAACGCGCCGATATAAAGATGGAGCTGGTTCTCTAAATTGCCCGAAGGGCCTCCTGTTTCTGGAAAACAATTATCGTTGCACGGAACAACTCCGAAGGAGTTTCCTAATGTCGACGTAGTCAGGAGGCTCCTCCGGAGCCAACAAAATGACCGAATTTCTTCTCTAAACAGGTTACTCCTCCGGAGTTATCTGCTAGGTTTTGCGCTTTTTCTTCTTT
It includes:
- a CDS encoding bifunctional helix-turn-helix transcriptional regulator/GNAT family N-acetyltransferase, which gives rise to MNIFNELGGLAISTRLQQLSDQFRKDGALIYKANNIDFEPKWFPVIYALYVKQALSILELSEEIGYAHPSTITLLKELEKEGLVESFKDGRDERKRMVRLSEKAQILVQKMQPIWEVIRKAAEDITNTANNLLLAMDETEYQLKKEGFFDRYQRLSQEETTLAVKIVDYKREHAEAFYDLNYAWISDAYEVEPEDEKVLEDPEKYYLKDGGAILIALYQGETVGTCALKQGDPGVVEMSKMTVSKEMRGKKIGDLLGNAIIEKARELGAEKVILYSNKKGSAAGINLYKKLGFIEVPLTGHNFKRADIKMELVL